In Vanessa atalanta chromosome W, ilVanAtal1.2, whole genome shotgun sequence, a genomic segment contains:
- the LOC125075473 gene encoding actin cytoskeleton-regulatory complex protein pan1-like gives MDTDMETASDASVRFVESDSGSDTAGPAADRRGNSKKSGLSRARIELKANEDEERELAFERTLRSRAFKKTPVVVPEPEEAASLAKVDPALQSNEELRAEAGRSAREIREVALKSSNLKGGFIKRLKDAAASLEGVVEALASRTEADEARNLRADNSRLRREIDSLKAELKAHRREYAEMRTTVAAATEAANTPRGAPSMEELKDFIVTSIGAAMKDQLAGLEERLPARMQRPPSAADKTQMSQGPPPSISTAHQDGGVGAPAKPRKAAPLAAQTTPTACPPTAPAPATSQTPPNQETSWSTVVKKGRKGSKTTPSDAKTLPKTPQPAKSKLVTPRSAAIVLTLQPEAVGKGVTYAQAHHTLRQRSAQRTETGDMAVEVGAPMARAETDDLGLNEGLAARPVRLSESDLSVCSMLTVESGDIPPKRQKGEKRNHTEKSCSGSESDASVQLSDNSESSASREVAGGVLRVKSKAKTDRFQTEDALAAYNEAAKLALKERAACSRNRQIEAQTEDAPKTSAALDATVQQALDVVLQVADKSGNLKGTFVKALKTAADTIKGAVAKLRALTMSEEVDRLEAANAQLPRASWPNYGERWLRCVRSHKTPTEKTLSAS, from the exons ATGGATACGGATATGGAGACAGCGTCGGATGCCTCGGTCCGGTTCGTCGAATCCGACTCAGGCTCCGACACGGCGGGACCTGCTGCCGACCGCCGCGGCAATTCTAAGAAAAGTGGGCTCAGTCGAGCAAGGATAGAGCTCAAAGCCAATGAAGATGAGGAGAGAGAACTCGCTTTCGAGCGGACCCTCAGAAGCAGGGCGTTTAAAAAAACGCCTGTGGTTGTCCCCGAGCCTGAAGAAGCTGCTTCGTTAGCCAAGGTGGATCCGGCCCTCCAGAGCAACGAGGAGCTCCGCGCAGAGGCTGGCCGTAGTGCACGCGAGATAAGAGAGGTCGCGCTGAAGTCCTCCAACCTCAAAGGAGGCTTCATCAAGAGGCTGAAGGACGCAGCGGCCTCTCTGGAAGGCGTCGTCGAAGCTCTGGCGTCCCGGACGGAGGCCGACGAAGCCCGTAACCTCCGTGCGGATAACAGTCGCCTGCGCAGGGAGATTGACTCCCTCAAGGCGGAGCTAAAGGCCCACCGCCGTGAGTACGCGGAGATGCGTACCACGGTGGCAGCGGCGACCGAGGCGGCCAACACCCCGCGAGGCGCTCCTTCGATGGAGGAGCTCAAGGACTTCATCGTCACGTCGATCGGCGCGGCGATGAAGGACCAATTGGCGGGCCTGGAGGAGCGCCTCCCTGCGAGGATGCAGCGACCTCCATCCGCGGCAGATAAAACGCAGATGTCGCAGGGACCACCGCCGTCTATCTCGACGGCCCACCAGGACGGAGGTGTTGGAGCCCCAGCCAAGCCTAGGAAGGCGGCTCCTCTGGCCGCTCAGACCACGCCCACCGCTTGCCCACCGACCGCACCGGCACCGGCGACGTCCCAAACACCACCGAACCAGGAGACGTCCTGGTCAACGGTGGTGAAGAAGGGCAGGAAGGGGAGCAAGACCACCCCTTCCGACGCTAAAACGCTGCCGAAAACGCCCCAGCCAGCCAAATCGAAGCTGGTTACCCCTCGCTCGGCTGCAATCGTTCTCACGTTGCAGCCGGAAGCAGTAGGGAAGGGTGTCACCTACGCGcaggcgcaccacaccctga GACAACGAAGTGCTCAACGAACGGAAACTGGCGATATGGCGGTGGAGGTGGGCGCCCCGATGGCGCGCGCTGAAACTGATGACCTTGGCTTGAACGAAGGACTAGCTGCCCGGCCTGTGCGACTCTCCGAGTCGGACTTGTCGGTCTGCAGCATGTTGACGGTGGAGTCGGGAGACATACCACCTAAGAGGCAGAAGGGTGAAAAGCGGAACCACACTGAGAAAAGCTGCTCTGGCTCCGAGAGCGACGCGAGCGTGCAGCTGAGTGACAACTCGGAATCCTCAGCGAGCAG GGAAGTCGCAGGCGGAGTTCTGCGAGTGAAGTCGAAGGCGAAAACGGATCGCTTCCAAACAGAGGACGCGTTGGCCGCTTACAACGAAGCGGCCAAGTTGGCGTTGAAAGAGAGAGCGGCCTGCTCTAGGAACCGACAGATAGAAGCACAGACCGAAGATGCACCGAAGACGTCCGCCGCTTTGGACGCGACCGTCCAGCAGGCGCTAGACGTGGTGCTCCAGGTTGCCGACAAATCGGGCAACCTGAAGGGTACTTTCGTCAAGGCTCTGAAGACTGCCGCTGACACCATCAAGGGTGCGGTGGCGAAACTCAGAGCTCTGACCATGTCAGAGGAGGTGGACCGCCTGGAAGCTGCTAACGCACAGTTGCCACGGGCCAGTTGGCCGAACTACGGAGAGAGGTGGCTGAGATGCGTAAGAAGCCACAAGACACCAACGGAGAAAACCTTAAGCGCATCATAG